The region TGGTCTGGTCCAGTGGTTCCCCCCAGATATAGACCGCCATCAGGAAGTGCAGGGACGGTGCGAGATATTGCATCAACCCGAGCATGAAGAGCGGCAGGCGGCGCGCGGCCGAAGAAAAGCAGATCAGGGGTACAGCGGTGACAACGCCCGTTCCGGCAAGGGCGAGGAGAACCGGCAGATCGTCCAGAACCAGCGCATCGACACCCCAGCTCAGGTTCAGCAGCATATAGCTGGCGGCGAGCGGAAAGAGCAGCAGCGTTTCGACGAACAGGCCGGGCGTTGCCTTGACCGGCGTGACCTTGCGGACATAGCCATATCCGGCGAATGAGAAGGCCAGCATCAGCGAGACCCATGGAACGCCTCCGGCAAGGACCGCCTGCAGGATAACGGCCAAGGCTGCGATAGCGACCGCAATCCCCTGCCAGAGCCTCAATCGCTCGCGCAGCACTACCAGGCCGACCAGGATGCTCACCAGCGGATTGATGAAATAGCCAAGCGAAACGTCAAGCACCCGCTCGTTGGTAATCGCCCAGACAAACACCAGCCAGTTGACCGCGATAAAACATGCGGAGGCCGTCAGCCCCAGGACGATTTTCGGCTGGTGGAAGATCTCCCGCACCTCCGGCCAGCGGCCGCGCAGGTAAAGAAAAACGCCGACAAAGAGCACGGACCACAGGATGCGATGAGACACGACGATGTCCCCCGGAACCGTATCCGTCAGCTTGTAGTAGGCCGGAAGAAAGCCCCACATGCCGTAGGCGGCCAGGCCGAACAAAAGACCTTGCCGGAACTCGGCCGTCGACTCGGAGTCCGGCAGCACCGTCTGCGACATCGGATTTGCCCTTTTGGAGAACGGCCGTAGCGGCGCCTCAGGTGAGGTTGGCCTTCATCAGCGCGAATGTAATGGAATCCGCCAAGGCCTGGAACGAGGCATCGACGATATTGGACGACACTCCAATCGTGAACCAGCGGCGATGGGTTTTCGTATCGTGGCTTTCGATCAGAACGCGCGTGACCGCGCCCGTGCCACCATTGAGGATTCTGACCTTGTAGTCAATGAGCTCCAGACCTTCGATCGCGGACTGGTATTTGCCCAGATCCTTGCGCAACGCCATGTCGAGCGCATTGACCGGCCCGTTGCCCTCGGCCACGGACATGCGGGTCTCTCCGTCGACATCCACCTTCACCACCGCTTCGGAGACGGTCACCAGGTCGCCGATCGCATTGAACCGGCGCTCCACCATCACGCGGAACGAATTGATCTCGAAAAACCGCGGCACCTCCCCCAGCTCCCGCCG is a window of Roseibium salinum DNA encoding:
- the rarD gene encoding EamA family transporter RarD, whose protein sequence is MSQTVLPDSESTAEFRQGLLFGLAAYGMWGFLPAYYKLTDTVPGDIVVSHRILWSVLFVGVFLYLRGRWPEVREIFHQPKIVLGLTASACFIAVNWLVFVWAITNERVLDVSLGYFINPLVSILVGLVVLRERLRLWQGIAVAIAALAVILQAVLAGGVPWVSLMLAFSFAGYGYVRKVTPVKATPGLFVETLLLFPLAASYMLLNLSWGVDALVLDDLPVLLALAGTGVVTAVPLICFSSAARRLPLFMLGLMQYLAPSLHFLMAVYIWGEPLDQTRLIGFLLIWAALAVFTYDSWRRYRGAARRAA